Proteins encoded together in one Bactrocera neohumeralis isolate Rockhampton chromosome 4, APGP_CSIRO_Bneo_wtdbg2-racon-allhic-juicebox.fasta_v2, whole genome shotgun sequence window:
- the LOC126757516 gene encoding motility hub protein FimV-like — MDTQMNNQHMRAKTERTTQEQLQHYVMFCKQHPELQRGKLTPTNPQGLQILWSELADNLNALRGPTRSAAKWKESLMHWKHQLRSRARKLKTHAQATGGGPPIRGMTPFEEQAITTFGAAAVDGLPGVATLGHQVLPLYINTQAPASSPTPTSPAPAPSLAVASPAPAPTPTVASPVPASSLAVTSPAPAFPALSVNFSSSPSPHFLLHHHLHLLPYLLPYYLLPCHRLLISLPKN, encoded by the exons atggaCACACAAATGAATAATCagcatat GCGTGCAAAAACGGAGCGGACAACTCAGGAGCAGCTTCAACATTACGTAATGTTTTGCAAGCAGCATCCTGAGTTGCAACGGGGGAAGCTAACTCCGACCAACCCTCAAGGGCTGCAAATACTTTGGTCGGagttagcagataatttaaatgcGTTAAGAGGCCCAACTCGGTCGGCAGCCAAGTGGAAGGAG TCATTAATGCATTGGAAACACCAGTTGCGATCGCGAGCGCGCAAACTTAAGACCCATGCGCAAGCGACTGGTGGAGGCCCTCCGATACGTGGAATGACTCCATTCGAGGAGCAAGCCATAACCACATTTGGGGCAGCAGCGGTGGATGGATTGCCGGGTGTTGCGACTTTGGGTCATCAG GTTTTGccgttgtatataaatacacaagCTCCAGCTTCCTCGCCAACACCAACATCGCCTGCTCCAGCACCCTCACTAGCAGTCGCATCGCCTGCTCCAGCGCCAACACCAACAGTCGCATCGCCTGTTCCAGCATCTTCACTAGCAGTCACATCGCCTGCTCCAGCTTTTCCTGCTTTATCAGTAAATTTTTCTTCCTCGCCTTCACCTCATTTTCTTCTTCACCATCACCTCCATCTTCTTCCTTATCTCCTCCCATATTATCTTCTCCCATGCCATCGTCTTCTTATATCCCTCCCGAAAAATTGA
- the LOC126757512 gene encoding putative nuclease HARBI1, whose product MEELLFVYAAIVEEEESGGRRKILKGLRDKSDPFTMQDTAFINTFRFPKSLCKLLISELVPHDVQKSNIPFDLRFLTSLYFYGHGSYQKCVGNSYMLSMSQSSVSRALHFISKLIVDVKGSEIYFPSSAQDVSDAKKGFYTKFGIKGTIGAIDCTHIGIVSPSSTDATTPLSLFMNRKGFYSLNVEAVCDHRLLFTAVNARYPGSCHDSGIWTTSPTRMHLTNTYSTQSDSWLLGDQGYPLEPWLLTPVAEPSNAREVRYNKLHAKARNTIERAFGVLKSRFRCLSKHRILHYSPEKASLIIYACTILHNILLKHGVAADLGFEEVLEESQDTEIVFENPNFREGARVRERYIISL is encoded by the exons ATGGAGGaactattatttgtatatgcggcaattgttgaggaggaggaatcgggAGGTaggagaaaaattttaaagggtttgcgagacaaaagcgatccctttactatgcaagacactgcatttattaacacatttcgattcccaaaatcgctatgtaaattGCTGATaagtgaattggtgccgcatgacgTGCAGAAGTCAAATATTccttttgatctgcgtttcctgacgagtttatatttttacgggcatggctcttatcaaaaatgcgttggtaatagttatatgctctctatgAGCCAATCCTCAGTGTCAagagctctgcactttatttcaaAACTGATTGTGGATGTTAAGggaagtgaaatttatttcccttcaagcgcgcaggatgtGTCAGATGCAAAGAaggg attttacacgaaatttgggatcaagggcacaatcggcgcaatcgattgtacccatattgggattgtttcaccctcaagcacagacgccaCTACTCCTCTCTCACTTTTTATGAACCGGAAAGGATTTTACAGCCTTAATGTAGAAGCA GTTTGTGATCATCGACTTCTGTTCACCGCTGTCAACGCGAGATATCCCGGGTCTTGCCATGATTCTGGTATTTGGACCACATCCCCAACACGTATGCACCTCACAAATACTTATAGCACGCAAAGTGATTCGTGGTTGTTAGGCGACCAAGGATATCCATTGGAGCCATGGCTGTTAACGCCAGTCGCTGAACCTTCAAACGCAAGGGAAGTGCGTTACAATAAGTTGCACGCCAAAGCACGTAATACCATTGAGAGAGCCTTTGGTGTTTTGAAGTCACGATTCCGGTGCCTCTCAAAACACCGCATTCTTCATTACAGCCCTGAAAAAGCGTCTTTGATTATTTACGCGTGTACAATTCTTCACAACATTTTACTGAAGCATGGTGTGGCTGCAGACCTTGGCTTTGAAGAAGTTTTAGAAGAATCACAAGACAccgaaattgttttcgaaaacccCAATTTTAGGGAGGGTGCTAGAGTAAGAGAACGTTAcattatttctttataa